In Roseibium algicola, the DNA window CGGGCTCTCGACCACGACCACCAGCTCCGGTTTGTTGGAGGAGGCACGCACAAGACCCCAGGTTCCGTCTTCACTGACGACGCGAACGCCGTTGACGGTGATCAGGTCGGTGATCGACTGTCCGGCAACCGTTTCGCCCTTGGCTTTCATATCCTGGAAACGGGCGACAACCCGGTCGACGACGTCGTACTTGATTTCGTCGTCGCACTTGGGAGCCATGGTTGGCGACCCCCAGGTCTTGGGAAGATCCCGGCGCAGGTCTGCCATCGTCTTGTCCGGGTTACGGTCAAGCATGTCGAGGATGGCAATGGCCGAAACGAGACCGTCATCATAGCCGCGGCCAATCGGTTTGTTGAAGAAATAGTGGCCGGATTTCTCGAACCCGACCATGGCATTCAGTTCGGTGACACGGCGCTTGATATAGGAGTGACCGGTCTTGAAATAGTCGGTCTTGACGCCGTTGGCTTTCAGCACCGGATCCGTGTGGAACAGGCCGGTAGATTTTACATCGACCACGAACTGAGCACCGGGATGAAGCGCGGAGATATCGCGCGCAAGCATCACGCCGACCTTGTCGGCGAAGATTTCCTCGCCTTCATTGTCGACGACACCGCAGCGATCGCCGTCGCCATCGAAACCAAGTCCGACGTCCGCACCGACTTCCAGAACCTTGTCACGAAGCGCGTGGAGCATCTTCATGTCTTCCGGGTTCGGGTTGTAGCGCGGGAAGGTGTGATCCAGCTCGGCATCAAGCGGGATGACTTCGGCGCCGATCGCCTCCAGGATCTTCGGTGCGAAGGCACCGGCAGTGCCGTTGCCGCATGCCGCGACCACCTTGATCGGGCGCTTCAGCTTGGCCCGGTCGGTGAGATCCTTGAAATAGACATCCGGGAAACCGTCGACGAAGCGGTAGCTGCCGCCGCCCTTCAGGTCGAAGGCCGCTTCCAGAACGATGTCCTTCAGCCGACCCATTTCATCGGGACCAAAGGTCAGCGGACGGTCGATGCCCATCTTGACGCCGGTCCAGCCGTTGTCGTTGTGCGACGCCGTAATCATGGCGACCGCCGGAACATCGAGCGCGAACTGCGCAAAATAGGCCATCGGCGACAAGGCCAGGCCAATGTCGTGCACGTTGATGCCGGCTGCCAGAAGGCCGTTGATCACCGCCATCTTGATGGAGGAGGAATAACCCCGGAAATCATGACCCACCACGATGTCCGGGCGCACGCCACGTTCGTGAATGAGCGTGCCGATGCCCATACCGAGCGCCTGCATGCCCATCAGATTGATTTCCTTTTCGAAAAGCCAACGCGCATCGTATTCACGGAAACCCGTGGGCTTCACCATTGGAAAGGATTCATATTCAAAAGTGTTCGGAACCAATTTCGGACGCGGTTTCGGAAACATCAATGCCTCTCAAAGCAAGGAAGAAGAACGGAACTGGGTAATTACCTAAACACGGTATGACAATTCACTGCACCAGTACAAGCGTGCCATCGGAGATGTCAAACCGCTTCATTTGGTTGAGAACGGACATGCCGAGCAGGGGTTCCCCGAGGCTTTGATCTTTCAACACAAGTGTGTCGACATTGCGTAGCCGGATCTTTCCAATGCGCAAATTGTCAATGGTCGCCCTGGCGCCACGAACTGTGCCGTTTGCC includes these proteins:
- a CDS encoding phosphomannomutase/phosphoglucomutase, whose translation is MFPKPRPKLVPNTFEYESFPMVKPTGFREYDARWLFEKEINLMGMQALGMGIGTLIHERGVRPDIVVGHDFRGYSSSIKMAVINGLLAAGINVHDIGLALSPMAYFAQFALDVPAVAMITASHNDNGWTGVKMGIDRPLTFGPDEMGRLKDIVLEAAFDLKGGGSYRFVDGFPDVYFKDLTDRAKLKRPIKVVAACGNGTAGAFAPKILEAIGAEVIPLDAELDHTFPRYNPNPEDMKMLHALRDKVLEVGADVGLGFDGDGDRCGVVDNEGEEIFADKVGVMLARDISALHPGAQFVVDVKSTGLFHTDPVLKANGVKTDYFKTGHSYIKRRVTELNAMVGFEKSGHYFFNKPIGRGYDDGLVSAIAILDMLDRNPDKTMADLRRDLPKTWGSPTMAPKCDDEIKYDVVDRVVARFQDMKAKGETVAGQSITDLITVNGVRVVSEDGTWGLVRASSNKPELVVVVESPVSEDRLHAMFKAVDGVLRENSEVGDYNQTL